Proteins from a genomic interval of Corvus moneduloides isolate bCorMon1 chromosome 6, bCorMon1.pri, whole genome shotgun sequence:
- the ATP5MPL gene encoding ATP synthase subunit ATP5MPL, mitochondrial — MVQAMIPKSWRPMKFYFSTVYQEIWVGIALTSYAYYKISYGGKKSAGNKSSGSGHH, encoded by the exons ATGGTGCAGGCCATGATTCCAAAGTCATGGAGACCCATGAAATTCTACTTCTCCACTGTTTATCAAGAAATATGGGTTGGTATAGCATTAACAAGTTATGCCTACTACAAGATTTCATATGGGG gcaaaaaatcagcaggaaata AGTCCTCTGGTTCTGGCCATCATTAA